The following coding sequences lie in one Apteryx mantelli isolate bAptMan1 chromosome 6, bAptMan1.hap1, whole genome shotgun sequence genomic window:
- the MPP4 gene encoding LOW QUALITY PROTEIN: MAGUK p55 subfamily member 4 (The sequence of the model RefSeq protein was modified relative to this genomic sequence to represent the inferred CDS: substituted 1 base at 1 genomic stop codon), with translation MKEKMEVPTVCSQDNVLQELSLLCKRDVNGVGMLYDLLRSRWLQALLKIYECLHHFLGKRPVPITVQACVLNHEVVELLHEAPQSGEIKELRRLLRAPHLKALLSAHDTVAQKDFEPTLPPLPDNIPENEEAMRIVCLVKNKQPLGATIKRHEITGDITVARVIHGGLADKSGLLYAGDKLVEVNGVPVEGLEPEQVINILALSEGTVMFKLIPVSDRPVSNQTTLYMRAMADYWPLQDPAIPCADAGLPFKKGEILQIVDQNDAFWWQARRVSDLCACAGLIPSNHLLKRKQREFWWSQPSQPHLCLKSAIXEEEFGESGQRVFIAGFRRSMRLCRRKSRTNQQSCYAQCSSSSYSTLAAPYEEVVRYQRHPADRNRLIVLVGPAGVGVNELRRRLITSNLQQFQSAVPHTTRVQKSYEMNGREYHYVSKETFENMVYTHRMLEYGEYRGYLYGTSVDAVRTVLDEGKICVVDLEPQGIQVARTHELKPYIIFIKPSSISCMRQSRKNARIITDYYVNMKFKEEDLQEMEDSAKKMEAQFGQFFDQVIVNDDLQEASAQLLSAVHRAQDEPQWVPATWICSDAQP, from the exons TGCTACAAGAACTGAGTTTGCTCTGTAAAAGAGATGTCAATGGCGTTGGCATGTTATATGACCTGCTCAGATCTCGCTGGCTGCAAGCACTCCTAAAG ATCTATGAGTGCCTCCATCACTTTCTTGGAAAAAGACCAGTTCCCATCACGGTGCAGGCATGTGTGTTGAATCACGAG GTGGTGGAGTTACTGCATGAAGCCCCCCAATCCGGAGAAATCAAAGAGCTAAGGCGACTTCTGAGAGCTCCACACCTAAAG GCCTTGTTATCTGCTCATGATACTGTGGCCCAGAAAGATTTTGAACCAACtctcccaccactgccagacAACATACCTGAGAATGAGGAAGCTATGCGGATTGTCTGCTTAGTGAAAAACAAGCAGCCTCTG GGTGCCACCATTAAACGCCATGAGATAACAGGTGACATAACAGTTGCCCGCGTGATCCATGGTGGACTAGCAGACAAAAGTG GGTTGCTGTATGCTGGAGACAAATTAGTGGAAGTAAATGGAGTTCCTGTTGAGGGACTTGAGCCAGAGCAAGTTATTAATATTCTG gcCCTGTCTGAGGGGACAGTTATGTTCAAATTAATTCCGGTTTCTGATCGGCCTGTCAGTAACCAAACAACA TTATACATGCGAGCAATGGCAGACTACTGGCCCTTGCAAGATCCTGCCATACCATGTGCTGATGCAGGTTTGCCTTTTAAGAAAGGTGAAATACTCCAGATTGTGGACCAGAACGATGCTTTTTGGTGGCAGGCCAGGAGAGTTTCAGATCTCTGTGCCTGTGCTGGACTTATACCCTCAAATCATCTTCTTAAAAG GAAGCAGCGAGAATTCTGGTGGTCTCAGCCTTCCCAGCCCCACCTCTGCCTCAAATCTGCAATAT AGGAGGAAGAATTTGGTGAATCTGGTCAGCGAGTCTTTATTG CTGGTTTCCGTAGAAGTATGCGCCTGTGTCGCAGGAAATCCCGGACCAACCAGCAGTCATGTTATGCTCAGTGCTCCAGCAGTTCTTACAGCACTCTTGCAGCTCCATATGAGGAGGTGGTTAGGTACCAGCGGCACCCAGCAGACCGGAACAGACTAATTGTACTAGTGG GTCCTGCAGGAGTTGGAGTGAACGAGCTAAGGCGAAGGCTTATTACAAGTAACCTGCAACAGTTCCAGAGTGCTGTACCTC acacCACTCGTGTTCAGAAGAGCTATGAAATGAATGGTCGTGAGTATCACTATGTATCAAAGGAAACTTTTGAAAACATGGTGTACACCCACAG AATGCTGGAATACGGGGAGTACAGAGGGTACCTGTATGGTACCAGTGTTGATGCAGTGCGAACAGTCCTTGATGAAGGGAAGATCTGCGTAGTAGATTTAGAACCACAG GGCATCCAAGTAGCCCGGACTCATGAATTAAAGCCCTACATTATATTCATCAAGCCATCCAGTATAAGCTGCATGAGGCAGTCTCGTAAAAATGCGAGGATCATTACAGATTATTATGTAAATATGAAATTCAAG GAAGAAGACTTACAGGAGATGGAAGATTCAGCTAAGAAAATGGAAGCCCAGTTTGGTCAGTTCTTTGATCAAGTGATTGTGAATGATGATTtacaagaagcatctgcacagcTGCTATCAGCAGTCCATCGTGCACAGGATGAGCCCCAGTGGGTGCCTGCAACATGGATATGCTCAGATGCTCAGCCATAA
- the TMEM237 gene encoding transmembrane protein 237 isoform X1, which yields MAAPRAGPGRCPPRALPPVPSGSQDEIPLSRPKKRKPKGKTPLDGIVQAAVRRQSESSEPLTPEPHDVPPQRKRKKKKVPPDSETSFTQQNVASLFQNGNGMDVPEAEETVIRKQRKRTKKPRPPEMQCSNELEVEEEDIIEDEHRKRPDQQPVFAAPTGISQPVSKVFVEKNRRFQAADRAELIKTTENINVLMDVKASWTTRDVALSVHRSFRVIGLFTHGFLAGYAVWNIIVIYILAGNQLSTVSNLLQQYKTLAYPAQSLFHLLLSISTVSAFDRIDLAKASIALRGFLTLDPAAIASFLYFAALILSLSQQMTCDRINLYTPPSENGSIWMAGTEEEILQPWIVVNLVVSILVGTSWIFLSYRPELDHSEELMFHAELEEFPQGDILPRVQP from the exons atggcggcgccgcgggcgggcccCGGCCGG TGCCCCCCTCGTGCCCTCCCTCCAGTGCCAAG TGGAAGCCAAG ATGAAATTCCTCTCAGTCGTCCAAAAAAAAGGAAGCCCAAAGGAAAGACTCCATTAG ATGGTATTGTGCAAGCAGCTGTTCGTCGGCAGTCTGAAAGCAGCGAGCCCCTAACTCCTGAACCTCATGATGTCCCTCCTCAGAGGAAACGCAAGAAGAAGAAAGTACCTCCTG ATTCGGAGACTTCTTTTACCCAGCAGAATGTTGCATCCTTGTTTCAGAATGGAAATGGCATGGATGTCCCAGAAGCTGAGGAAACAGTGATCcgcaaacagagaaaaagaactaa GAAACCTCGGCCACCAGAAATGCAGTGTTCCAATGAGCTAGAAGTGGAGGAGGAAGACATCATTGAAGATGAGCACAGAAAGAGGCCAGATCAGCAACCTGTGTTTGCTGCTCCTACTGGGATTAGCCAGCCTGTTAGCAAGGTGTTTGTTGAAAAAAATC GGCGTTTCCAGGCAGCTGACCGCGCAGAATTGATTAAAACCACCGAAAATATTAACGTActtatggatgtgaaggcttcatGGACCACCAGAGATGTTGCCCTCTCAGTGCACCGAAGTTTCAG GGTGATTGGACTCTTTACCCATGGCTTCCTTGCTGGCTATGCTGTATGGAACATCATTGTTATCTACATTTTGGCAGGAAATCAGCTTTCCACGGTTTCTAACCTCCTCCAGCAATATAAGACGCTAGCGTACCCAGCTCAGAGTTTGTTCCATTTGTTGCTGTCTATCAGCACCGTTTCAGCCTTCGACAG GATAGATCTGGCAAAAGCATCCATTGCACTGAGGGGCTTTCTTACCCTAGACCCAGCAGCAATAGCCTCTTTCT TGTACTTTGCTGCTCTTATCTTATCCTTGAGCCAGCAGATGACATGTGACAGAATTAACCTCTACACACCACCTTCAGAAAATGGCAGCATCTG GATGGCAGGTACGGAGGAAGAAATTCTTCAGCCATGGATTGTGGTGAATTTGGTAGTATCTATTCTAGTTGGGACAAGTTGGATCTTCCTGTCTTACCGTCCAGAGCTAGACCACAGTGAAG aaCTGATGTTTCATGCTGAACTTGAGGAATTTCCCCAGGGGGATATCTTACCCAGAGTCCAGCCATAG
- the TMEM237 gene encoding transmembrane protein 237 isoform X2: MGKKQVCPPRALPPVPSGSQDEIPLSRPKKRKPKGKTPLDGIVQAAVRRQSESSEPLTPEPHDVPPQRKRKKKKVPPDSETSFTQQNVASLFQNGNGMDVPEAEETVIRKQRKRTKKPRPPEMQCSNELEVEEEDIIEDEHRKRPDQQPVFAAPTGISQPVSKVFVEKNRRFQAADRAELIKTTENINVLMDVKASWTTRDVALSVHRSFRVIGLFTHGFLAGYAVWNIIVIYILAGNQLSTVSNLLQQYKTLAYPAQSLFHLLLSISTVSAFDRIDLAKASIALRGFLTLDPAAIASFLYFAALILSLSQQMTCDRINLYTPPSENGSIWMAGTEEEILQPWIVVNLVVSILVGTSWIFLSYRPELDHSEELMFHAELEEFPQGDILPRVQP; this comes from the exons ATGGGAAAGAAACAAGTG TGCCCCCCTCGTGCCCTCCCTCCAGTGCCAAG TGGAAGCCAAG ATGAAATTCCTCTCAGTCGTCCAAAAAAAAGGAAGCCCAAAGGAAAGACTCCATTAG ATGGTATTGTGCAAGCAGCTGTTCGTCGGCAGTCTGAAAGCAGCGAGCCCCTAACTCCTGAACCTCATGATGTCCCTCCTCAGAGGAAACGCAAGAAGAAGAAAGTACCTCCTG ATTCGGAGACTTCTTTTACCCAGCAGAATGTTGCATCCTTGTTTCAGAATGGAAATGGCATGGATGTCCCAGAAGCTGAGGAAACAGTGATCcgcaaacagagaaaaagaactaa GAAACCTCGGCCACCAGAAATGCAGTGTTCCAATGAGCTAGAAGTGGAGGAGGAAGACATCATTGAAGATGAGCACAGAAAGAGGCCAGATCAGCAACCTGTGTTTGCTGCTCCTACTGGGATTAGCCAGCCTGTTAGCAAGGTGTTTGTTGAAAAAAATC GGCGTTTCCAGGCAGCTGACCGCGCAGAATTGATTAAAACCACCGAAAATATTAACGTActtatggatgtgaaggcttcatGGACCACCAGAGATGTTGCCCTCTCAGTGCACCGAAGTTTCAG GGTGATTGGACTCTTTACCCATGGCTTCCTTGCTGGCTATGCTGTATGGAACATCATTGTTATCTACATTTTGGCAGGAAATCAGCTTTCCACGGTTTCTAACCTCCTCCAGCAATATAAGACGCTAGCGTACCCAGCTCAGAGTTTGTTCCATTTGTTGCTGTCTATCAGCACCGTTTCAGCCTTCGACAG GATAGATCTGGCAAAAGCATCCATTGCACTGAGGGGCTTTCTTACCCTAGACCCAGCAGCAATAGCCTCTTTCT TGTACTTTGCTGCTCTTATCTTATCCTTGAGCCAGCAGATGACATGTGACAGAATTAACCTCTACACACCACCTTCAGAAAATGGCAGCATCTG GATGGCAGGTACGGAGGAAGAAATTCTTCAGCCATGGATTGTGGTGAATTTGGTAGTATCTATTCTAGTTGGGACAAGTTGGATCTTCCTGTCTTACCGTCCAGAGCTAGACCACAGTGAAG aaCTGATGTTTCATGCTGAACTTGAGGAATTTCCCCAGGGGGATATCTTACCCAGAGTCCAGCCATAG
- the TMEM237 gene encoding transmembrane protein 237 isoform X3 — protein MMSLLRGNARRRKYLLNGNGMDVPEAEETVIRKQRKRTKKPRPPEMQCSNELEVEEEDIIEDEHRKRPDQQPVFAAPTGISQPVSKVFVEKNRRFQAADRAELIKTTENINVLMDVKASWTTRDVALSVHRSFRVIGLFTHGFLAGYAVWNIIVIYILAGNQLSTVSNLLQQYKTLAYPAQSLFHLLLSISTVSAFDRIDLAKASIALRGFLTLDPAAIASFLYFAALILSLSQQMTCDRINLYTPPSENGSIWERNSLLKSASGLSLMAGTEEEILQPWIVVNLVVSILVGTSWIFLSYRPELDHSEELMFHAELEEFPQGDILPRVQP, from the exons ATGATGTCCCTCCTCAGAGGAAACGCAAGAAGAAGAAAGTACCTCCTG AATGGAAATGGCATGGATGTCCCAGAAGCTGAGGAAACAGTGATCcgcaaacagagaaaaagaactaa GAAACCTCGGCCACCAGAAATGCAGTGTTCCAATGAGCTAGAAGTGGAGGAGGAAGACATCATTGAAGATGAGCACAGAAAGAGGCCAGATCAGCAACCTGTGTTTGCTGCTCCTACTGGGATTAGCCAGCCTGTTAGCAAGGTGTTTGTTGAAAAAAATC GGCGTTTCCAGGCAGCTGACCGCGCAGAATTGATTAAAACCACCGAAAATATTAACGTActtatggatgtgaaggcttcatGGACCACCAGAGATGTTGCCCTCTCAGTGCACCGAAGTTTCAG GGTGATTGGACTCTTTACCCATGGCTTCCTTGCTGGCTATGCTGTATGGAACATCATTGTTATCTACATTTTGGCAGGAAATCAGCTTTCCACGGTTTCTAACCTCCTCCAGCAATATAAGACGCTAGCGTACCCAGCTCAGAGTTTGTTCCATTTGTTGCTGTCTATCAGCACCGTTTCAGCCTTCGACAG GATAGATCTGGCAAAAGCATCCATTGCACTGAGGGGCTTTCTTACCCTAGACCCAGCAGCAATAGCCTCTTTCT TGTACTTTGCTGCTCTTATCTTATCCTTGAGCCAGCAGATGACATGTGACAGAATTAACCTCTACACACCACCTTCAGAAAATGGCAGCATCTG GGAAAGGAATTCACTGTTGAAATCTGCAAGTGGACTTTCATT GATGGCAGGTACGGAGGAAGAAATTCTTCAGCCATGGATTGTGGTGAATTTGGTAGTATCTATTCTAGTTGGGACAAGTTGGATCTTCCTGTCTTACCGTCCAGAGCTAGACCACAGTGAAG aaCTGATGTTTCATGCTGAACTTGAGGAATTTCCCCAGGGGGATATCTTACCCAGAGTCCAGCCATAG